Within the Candidatus Nitrospira nitrificans genome, the region ACGTGAAACGTGAACATATGGGCCAACGGCTTGAGGTTTCGAGTTTCACGTTTCAGGTTGAGGCGTTTTCTTCACAACTTGAAACTTTAAACTTGAAACCTGAAACTCGGGATCGAAGGAACGAACGACGCTTCATGAGATACAAGGTCGGAGCAATGAGATACCAAAAAGGCATCTAAATGGAACCCAAAGTCAACTATATCCTGGTCGGATCGTTCGTCGCGTTTCTCGGGGCGGCTGTCCTCGTCGGCATTTTATGGCTAGGGAAGACCGATTACCGCGGCACCTACGACCGATACGAGGCCTATATGAAGGAGTCGGTCGCGGGATTGAGCGTCGACTCCACTGTCAAATATCGTGGTGTTGATGTGGGCCGGGTCAAGGCGATTGCCCTGAGTCCTGATAATCCGGAGGAAGTTCTGCTGACGATGGACATTGCGCGCGGGACGCCGATCAAGACCGACACGATAGCCGTGCTCCAGACGCAGGGGCTCACTGGCCTGGCCACGATCAATTTGACCGGAGGCAGTCGAGATGCGCCTTCGTTGCAGGCCCAGAACGGACAAGCCTATCCGGTCATCAAGACGGGCACGTCCCTCTTCTTCCGCTTGGATGAAGCCGTCTCTCGCTTGCTCTCGGAAGAAGGCTTGGCCCAATTGTTGGTCGATCTTGACACCGCGGCAAAAGGAGCGGCAAAGATCCTCGACGAAGAGAATCGCACGACCCTGAAGAAAACGATCAAGGATCTTTCTGATGTGGCCCAGACCATCGCGGCCCACAGGACCCAGATTGAACAAAGCTTGAACGGCGCGGCCAAGAGCGCCGACAACCTGGTCAAGCTGACCGCGTCCTTGAACGAACAGGTTCCGGCGTTGCTGGCAGGGATCAACAAGAGTGTCGTTGCATTGGGGACGGCGACCGATGAACTGGCTCGTACCAGCAAGACGGTGGGGACGGTGGTCAACGAAGCCAGACCCGAGCTGCAGCAGTTCACGAGACGGACCCTGCCCGAAGCCGGCTTGCTGGTGACAGAGTTGCGGCAGCTCACGGGAACACTGTCTCGCGTGGCGCGGGAATTGGAGCGAGAACCGAGCTCTCTGGTGTTCGGGAAAAAGACGCCGGCGCGTGGACCGGGGGAATAATCGTGAAAAGCATGAAGGATCGAGCGTGAAACGTATCAGACAACGGCTTGAAGTTTCATGTTTCAGGTTTCATGTTTCGGGTTTGAGTTTTTTGGTTTCTGCACAACTTGAAACTTTAAACTTGAAAC harbors:
- a CDS encoding MlaD family protein: MEPKVNYILVGSFVAFLGAAVLVGILWLGKTDYRGTYDRYEAYMKESVAGLSVDSTVKYRGVDVGRVKAIALSPDNPEEVLLTMDIARGTPIKTDTIAVLQTQGLTGLATINLTGGSRDAPSLQAQNGQAYPVIKTGTSLFFRLDEAVSRLLSEEGLAQLLVDLDTAAKGAAKILDEENRTTLKKTIKDLSDVAQTIAAHRTQIEQSLNGAAKSADNLVKLTASLNEQVPALLAGINKSVVALGTATDELARTSKTVGTVVNEARPELQQFTRRTLPEAGLLVTELRQLTGTLSRVARELEREPSSLVFGKKTPARGPGE